The following are from one region of the Chloracidobacterium sp. genome:
- a CDS encoding class I SAM-dependent methyltransferase: MTETKETEIDRRARTKELAAQHLERGDALGWFDALYKEAAGDNEKIPWADLEPNRYFRTWAEGTVLKGADRKALVVGCGLGDDARYLDDLGFKVTAFDISPTAIEWAKRLHADRDIQFEVMDVFEPFREWLGNFDFVLEVYTIQPLPLEMRARTIDSIAAFVAPFGELVVVTRGREDDEEPNELPWPMSRAELGRFADNGLRQISFDVMPGDDETPEQRFIVAYRRDH, from the coding sequence ATGACCGAAACGAAGGAAACCGAGATCGACCGCAGAGCAAGGACGAAGGAACTTGCCGCGCAACACCTCGAGCGGGGCGATGCACTTGGATGGTTCGACGCATTGTATAAGGAGGCCGCGGGCGACAATGAAAAGATCCCGTGGGCCGACCTCGAACCGAACAGGTATTTTCGAACGTGGGCCGAAGGGACCGTGCTCAAAGGGGCGGATCGGAAAGCACTTGTCGTCGGATGCGGACTCGGCGACGATGCCAGATATCTCGACGATCTCGGATTCAAGGTCACTGCATTTGATATTTCTCCAACCGCGATAGAATGGGCGAAACGCCTCCACGCGGATCGAGATATTCAATTCGAGGTGATGGATGTTTTCGAACCATTTCGAGAATGGCTCGGTAACTTCGATTTTGTCCTTGAAGTTTATACGATCCAGCCGTTGCCGTTAGAGATGCGTGCTCGAACGATCGACTCGATTGCGGCATTCGTCGCACCTTTTGGCGAACTTGTCGTTGTGACTCGCGGCCGCGAAGATGATGAAGAACCCAACGAGCTTCCGTGGCCAATGTCGAGAGCGGAATTGGGGCGATTTGCGGATAACGGTCTTAGGCAGATCTCTTTTGACGTAATGCCGGGTGACGACGAGACCCCGGAGCAGAGGTTCATCGTCGCCTATCGCCGCGATCATTGA
- a CDS encoding rhodanese-like domain-containing protein — translation MLKKLQSNRTALLLLALCLLFIYGCSTGPKRTDTPPAEKPIAAITDISPSDAAEKTRLAYAQFVDVRTTAEYKAGHADRAVNIPLDTLEQNLDRIEKNEPVYMICETGRRSREASEILARNGYTMIYNVTGGTAEWRSKGLPMK, via the coding sequence ATGCTCAAAAAGCTTCAATCAAATCGAACAGCATTACTTTTATTAGCGCTCTGCTTGCTCTTTATCTATGGGTGCTCGACCGGCCCGAAAAGGACCGATACGCCGCCTGCAGAGAAGCCGATTGCCGCGATCACCGATATCTCGCCGTCAGATGCGGCCGAGAAGACACGGCTCGCCTATGCACAGTTCGTTGACGTAAGGACCACAGCAGAATACAAGGCCGGGCATGCGGATCGGGCGGTCAATATTCCGCTCGATACACTTGAACAGAATCTCGACCGGATCGAGAAGAATGAGCCGGTCTATATGATCTGCGAGACCGGGCGTCGATCTAGGGAGGCCTCCGAGATATTGGCGAGAAACGGTTACACGATGATCTACAACGTCACCGGCGGAACCGCGGAATGGCGCTCGAAAGGCCTGCCGATGAAGTGA